One region of Sardina pilchardus chromosome 18, fSarPil1.1, whole genome shotgun sequence genomic DNA includes:
- the si:dkey-174i8.1 gene encoding arylsulfatase I, which produces MVTMKVTGRHPASRPNVPLLRVTTLGYLSCLLLGHTDTALVSETPSGVANQSAPLPLPLPPPPLLPRRPPPPHIIFFMVDDQGYRDVGYHGSDIRTPMLDQLAAEGVKLENYYVQPICSPSRSQLMTGRYQIHTGLQHSIIRSRQPLCLPPDAPTLPERLRQAGYATHMVGKWHLGFCHPECLPTGRGFQSFLGSLTGSGDHFTHQSCDGAEACGFDLHDGERPAWELRGNYSTLLYTERVKQILRSHPAQTPLFLYVALQALHTPLQAPARLLRRHSDLGNRPRRHYAAMLSGVDEAVGEVVRQLRASGLYRNSVLVYSSDNGGQPLSGGCNWPLRGGKGSYWEGGVRAVGFVHSPLLKRREAVSRALIHVSDWYPTLLGLARAPGAKDRRLDGHDVWGAISEGLPCPRNEILFNIDPVSRRAGESAQQRALRLQRGFGVWDTGVRAALRYGDWKLLTGPMGDGDWFPPHTLTAEEEGAAPPPPPGWQGLEKRRDQRAKSVWLFNVTADPYERRDLSEARPEVVRLLMGRVAEYNRTAVPARNPPDDPLADPQLRGGVWAPWLGPAEGPSGGSAGGNEAAAAVASASGGAALGGGALALGAYRRVAVKHCKVCRLRALFKKVGFRMQRASLFF; this is translated from the exons ATGGTGACCATGAAGGTGACCGGGAGGCACCCCGCATCCCGCCCCAACGTCCCCCTGCTCAGGGTGACCACTCTGGGCTACCTCTCCTGCCTGCTATTGGGCCACACGGACACGGCGCTCGTCTCCGAAACCCCCAGCGGCGTGGCCAATCAGAGCGCTCCGCTGCCGTTgccactgccgccgccgccactatTACCACGACGACCGCCTCCTCCACACATCATCTTCTTCATGGTGGACGACCAGGGCTACAGGGACGTGGGCTACCACGGCTCGGACATCCGCACGCCCATGCTGGACCAGCTGGCGGCTGAGGGGGTGAAGCTGGAGAACTACTACGTCCAGCCCATCTGCTCACCGTCCAGGAGCCAGCTGATGACCGGGCG ctACCAGATCCACACGGGGCTCCAGCACTCCATCATTCGCTCGCGCCAGCCGCTGTGTCTGCCGCCGGACGCCCCCACTCTGCCCGAGCGGCTGCGGCAGGCCGGCTACGCCACGCACATGGTGGGCAAGTGGCACCTGGGCTTCTGCCACCCCGAGTGCCTGCCCACGGGGCGCGGCTTCCAGAGCTTCCTGGGCTCGCTGACGGGCAGCGGCGACCACTTCACGCACCAGAGCTGCGACGGCGCCGAGGCCTGTGGGTTTGACCTGCACGACGGGGAGAGGCCCGCCTGGGAGCTGAGGGGCAACTACTCCACCCTGCTCTACACAGagag GGTGAAGCAGATCCTGCGCTCCCACCCGGCCCAGACGCCGCTGTTCCTGTACGTGGCGCTCCAGGCGCTCCACACCCCCCTGCAGGCTCCCGCCCGCCTGCTGCGTCGCCACAGCGACCTGGGCAACCGGCCGCGCCGCCACTACGCCGCCATGCTGAGCGGCGTGGACGAGGCCGTGGGCGAGGTGGTGCGCCAGCTGCGCGCCAGCGGCCTCTACCGCAACTCCGTGCTGGTCTACTCCTCGGACAACGGCGGGCAGCCGCTGTCGGGCGGCTGCAACTGGCCGCTGCGCGGCGGCAAGGGCTCGTACTGGGAGGGCGGCGTGCGGGCGGTGGGGTTCGTCCACAGCCCGCTGCTCAAGCGCCGCGAGGCGGTCAGCCGGGCGCTCATCCACGTGTCCGACTGGTACCCGACGCTGCTGGGGCTGGCCAGGGCGCCGGGGGCGAAAGACCGGCGGCTGGACGGGCACGACGTGTGGGGCGCCATCAGCGAAGGCCTGCCGTGCCCGCGCAACGAGATCCTGTTCAACATCGACCCAGTGTCGCGGCGCGCCGGCGAATCCGCCCAGCAGAGGGCGCTGAGGCTTCAGCGCGGCTTCGGCGTCTGGGACACGGGCGTGCGGGCGGCGCTCCGCTACGGAGACTGGAAGCTGCTGACCGGCCCCATGGGCGACGGCGACTGGTTCCCGCCGCACACGTTGACCGCCGAGGAGGAGGGcgcagcgccgccgccgccgcccggcTGGCAGGGCCTGGAGAAGCGGCGCGACCAGCGCGCCAAGTCCGTCTGGCTCTTCAACGTCACGGCCGACCCGTACGAGCGCCGCGACCTGTCCGAGGCGCGGCCCGAGGTGGTGCGCCTGCTCATGGGCCGCGTGGCCGAGTACAACCGCACCGCCGTGCCCGCGCGTAACCCGCCCGACGACCCGCTGGCCGACCCGCAGCTCCGCGGAGGCGTGTGGGCGCCCTGGCTGGGGCCGGCGGAGGGGCCGAGCGGGGGCAGCGCCGGGGGGAacgaggcggcggcggcggtggcgtcaGCGTCCGGGGGGGCGGCGCTGGGCGGAGGTGCCCTGGCCCTGGGGGCCTACAGGCGCGTGGCCGTCAAACACTGTAAGGTCTGCAGGCTGCGCGCGCTCTTCAAGAAGGTCGGCTTTCGCATGCAGAGGGCCTCACTGTTCTTTTAG
- the ndst2a gene encoding bifunctional heparan sulfate N-deacetylase/N-sulfotransferase 2 codes for MGPWKLVRGLRQLELHRLILALIVFCLLSMAFLAYYVSNSPKIKEAPPLPFSDCGGGQRAPLFLPPQAGRRGAAGGKMADPARTDPVVLVFVESIYSQLGQEIVAILESSRFRYRTEVAPSKGDMPTLMERDQGRYALVIYENLLKYVNLDAWNRDLLDKYCAEYGVGIVGFFKANENSLLSAQLKGFPLYLHSNLGLRDYRINPAAPLLYVTRPNQVEPGPLPGDDWTVFQSNHSTYEPVLLASTKSSEALAHLGPHRPLHATVVQDLGLHDGIQRVLFGNNLSYWLHKLVFVDSIAYLTGRRLCLPLERHLLVDVDDIFVGKEGTRMKVSDVKALLNTQNKLRALVPNFTFNLGFSGKFYHAGTEEEDEGDDMLLTHRKEFWWFPHMWSHMQPHLFHNVSVLAEQMRLNMLFAQEHGIPTDMGYAVAPHHSGVYPVHSQLYEAWKAVWGIKVTSTEEYPHLRPARHRRGFIHNGIQVLPRQTCGLFTHTIFYNEYPGGSKELDKSIRGGELFLTVLLNPISIFMTHLSNYGNDRLGLYTFESLVKFVQCWTNLRLETLPPVELAQKYFDMFPEERDPLWQNPCHDKRHKDIWSKEKTCDRLPKFLVVGPQKTGTTALHSFLTLHPAITGSFPSPVTYEEIQFFNGYNYHNGIDWYMDFFPFPSNVSTDFMFEKSANYFDTEATPKRTAALLPRVKVLAVLINPADRAYSWYQHQRAHQDPAALNHTFPQVVMAPPSSPPELLTLQSRCLKPGEYATHLERWLLHYPSRQLHIVDGSLLRSNPALVMDGIQRFLGVTPIFNYTQALLFDENKGFWCQRIEGGRPKCLGKSKGRKYPEMAPETRAFLTEYYREHNLALLRLMNRLGQALPTWLRGELQSTSWT; via the exons ATGGGCCCCTGGAAGCTGGTGCGGGGCCTCCGGCAGCTGGAGCTCCACCGCCTCATCCTGGCGCTCATCGTCTTCTGCCTGCTCTCCATGGCCTTCCTGGCCTACTACGTCAGCAACAGCCCCAAGATCAAGGAGGCGCCGCCGCTGCCCTTCAGCGACTGCGGAG GGGGTCAGCGCGcgcccctcttcctccccccgcAGGCCGGGCGGAGGGGCGCGGCGGGCGGCAAGATGGCGGACCCGGCGCGCACCGACCCGGTGGTGCTGGTGTTCGTGGAGAGCATCTACTCGCAGCTGGGCCAGGAGATCGTGGCCATCCTGGAGTCCAGCCGCTTCCGCTACCGCACGGAGGTGGCGCCCAGCAAGGGCGACATGCCCACGCTGATGGAGCGCGACCAGGGCCGCTACGCGCTGGTCATCTACGAGAACCTGCTCAAGTACGTCAACCTGGACGCCTGGAACCGCGACCTGCTGGACAAGTACTGCGCCGAGTACGGCGTGGGCATCGTGGGCTTCTTCAAGGCCAACGAGAACTCGCTGCTCAGCGCCCAGCTCAAGGGCTTCCCGCTCTACCTGCACTCCAACCTGGGCCTGCGCGACTACCGCATCAACCCCGCCGCGCCGCTCCTCTACGTCACGCGGCCCAACCAGGTGGAGCCGGGCCCGCTGCCCGGCGACGACTGGACCGTCTTCCAGTCCAACCACAGCACGTACGAGCCCGTGCTCCTGGCCAGCACCAAGTCGTCGGAGGCGCTGGCGCACCTGGGCCCCCACCGGCCGCTGCACGCCACCGTGGTCCAGGACCTGGGGCTGCACGACGGCATCCAGCGCGTGCTCTTCGGCAACAACCTGTCCTACTGGCTGCACAAGCTCGTCTTCGTGGACTCCATCGCCTACCTGACGGGCCGCCGGCTGTGCCTCCCGCTGGAGCGCCACCTGCTGGTGGACGTGGACGACATCTTCGTGGGCAAAGAGGGCACCCGCATGAAGGTGTCGGACGTGAAG GCGCTGCTGAACACGCAAAACAAACTCCGAGCCTTGGTCCCAAACTTCACGTTCAACCTCGGCTTCTCCGGAAAGTTCTACCATGCAG gtacggaggaggaggacgagggcgaCGACATGCTGCTGACGCACAGGAAGGAGTTCTGGTGGTTCCCGCACATGTGGAGCCACATGCAGCCGCACCTCTTCCACAACGTCAGCGTGCTGGCCGAGCAGATGCGCCTCAACATGCTCTTCGCTCAG gAGCATGGCATCCCCACAGACATGGGCTATGCAGTGGCGCCGCACCACTCCGGGGTGTACCCGGTGCACAGCCAGCTCTACGAGGCCTGGAAGGCCGTGTGGGGCATCAAGGTGACCAGTACCGAGGAGTACCCCCACCTGCGCCCGGCCAGGCACCGCCGCGGCTTCATCCACAACGgcatccag gtCCTCCCCAGGCAGACGTGTGGCCTCTTCACTCACACCATCTTCTATAATGAGTACCCTGGAGGCTCCAAGGAGCTGGACAAGAGCATCCGCGGCGGAGAGCTCTTCCTCACGGTCCTGCTCAACCCc atcagcatCTTCATGACCCACCTGTCTAACTACGGGAACGACCGGCTGGGCCTTTACACCTTTGAGTCGCTGGTGAAGTTCGTCCAGTGCTGGACCAACCTGCGGCTGGAGACGCTGCCCCCGGTGGAGCTGGCCCAGAAGTACTTCGACATGTTCCCCGAGGAGAGGGATCCGCTCTGGCAG AACCCCTGTCACGACAAGAGACACAAGGACATCTGGTCCAAGGAGAAGACCTGCGACCGGCTGCCCAAGTTCCTGGTGGTCGGGCCTCAGAAGACCG GTACCACGGCGCTGCACTCGTTCCTGACTCTCCACCCTGCCATCACCGGCAGCTTCCCCAGCCCCGTCACCTACGAGGAGATCCAGTTCTTCAACGGCTACAACTACCACAACGGCATCGACTG GTACATGGacttcttccctttcccctccaACGTCAGCACGGACTTCATGTTTGAGAAAAGTGCCAACTACTTCGACACCGAGGCGACTCCCAAGCGCACGGCCGCCCTGCTCCCCCGGGTCAAAGTCCTGGCCGTCCTCATCAACCCGGCCGACCGTGCCTACTCCTGGTACCAG cATCAGAGGGCCCATCAGGACCCGGCGGCCCTAAACCACACGTTCCCTCAGGTGGTGATGGCGCCTCCCTCGTCGCCCCCCGAGCTGCTCACCCTCCAGAGCCGATGCCTCAAGCCTGGAGAGTACGCCACACACCTCGAACGCTGGCTGCTGCACTACCCCTCccgccag CTGCATATAGTGGACGGCTCCCTGCTGCGCTCCAACCCTGCGCTGGTGATGGACGGCATCCAGAGGTTCCTGGGAGTCACCCCCATCTTCAACTACACACAGGCCCTCCt gttcgATGAGAACAAAGGCTTCTGGTGCCAGAGAATAGAAGGAGGTCGTCCAAAGTGTCTAGGAAAAAGTAAAGGCAGGAAATATCCAGAAATGGCCCCTGAG acgcgtGCCTTCCTGACGGAGTACTACCGTGAGCACAACCTGGCGCTGCTGCGGCTGATGAACCGGCTGGGTCAGGCGCTGCCCACCTGGCTACGAGGGGAGCTGCAGAGCACCAGCTGGACCTGA